In a single window of the Pelagibacterium sp. 26DY04 genome:
- the mnmE gene encoding tRNA uridine-5-carboxymethylaminomethyl(34) synthesis GTPase MnmE, with product MTQASTIVALSSGSLPSGVAVIRLSGPRTFAAVQALCDTLPRPRHLSLRVLRNPATGEALDQGLLAFFPTPNSFTGEDCAELQVHGSPAGVKAILAALTAMEGIALAGPGDFTRRAFENGKLDLTAIEGLGDLLAAETETQRRQALARLEGGLADRIALWRGLLLDSRAEIEARLDFSDEDDVPFELPQHFVSDLETLGAALEDALQGYERGRITREGFRIVLAGAPNAGKSSLLNALAGSDLAIVTAEAGTTRDTKDVSIDLGGQLVTLTDTAGLRETDSLAEGEGIRRARRAMYAADLVLLLVAPDAPTPAIEPLAVPVWTLATKSDLAAPPETAGLALSAHTGEGIPLLIERLERHIEQRLGGGEPSLVSHLRDKEALGAAIAHIHSALARIDQPELCAEDLRRAADTLAGLIGLMDNEAVLDRLFAGFCIGK from the coding sequence GTGACTCAAGCTTCGACCATCGTGGCGCTTTCCTCCGGCAGCCTGCCCTCCGGCGTTGCCGTGATCCGCTTGTCCGGCCCCCGAACCTTCGCTGCCGTCCAAGCCCTTTGCGACACCCTCCCGCGCCCGCGACACCTTTCCCTTCGCGTTCTGCGTAACCCGGCCACCGGCGAGGCGCTCGACCAGGGCCTTCTCGCCTTTTTCCCGACTCCGAACTCCTTTACGGGCGAGGATTGCGCCGAGCTGCAGGTCCATGGATCGCCGGCCGGCGTCAAAGCCATTCTCGCGGCGCTGACGGCGATGGAGGGGATCGCGCTCGCCGGGCCGGGCGATTTTACCCGCCGCGCGTTCGAGAACGGCAAGCTCGACCTCACGGCCATTGAAGGTTTGGGTGATCTTCTCGCCGCCGAAACCGAGACCCAGCGCCGTCAGGCGCTCGCTCGCCTCGAGGGTGGGCTTGCCGATCGGATCGCGCTCTGGCGCGGGCTGTTGCTCGATTCCCGCGCCGAAATCGAAGCCAGGCTCGATTTTTCCGACGAGGATGATGTTCCTTTCGAGCTGCCTCAGCATTTCGTTAGCGACCTCGAAACGCTCGGTGCAGCGCTTGAGGATGCGTTGCAGGGGTATGAGCGCGGGCGCATTACCCGTGAAGGCTTTCGCATCGTTCTGGCCGGTGCGCCCAATGCCGGGAAATCGAGCCTACTCAATGCCTTGGCCGGTTCCGATCTGGCGATCGTCACCGCCGAAGCGGGAACTACCCGCGACACCAAGGACGTTTCCATCGATCTTGGTGGCCAGCTCGTGACGCTCACCGATACCGCCGGCCTGCGCGAGACCGATAGCCTGGCCGAAGGGGAGGGCATCCGCCGGGCGCGTCGCGCCATGTACGCCGCCGATCTGGTTCTGCTGCTCGTTGCGCCGGATGCTCCGACGCCGGCCATCGAGCCCTTGGCAGTTCCGGTCTGGACTCTGGCGACCAAATCAGACCTGGCGGCACCCCCGGAAACTGCCGGTCTGGCGCTTTCTGCCCATACGGGGGAGGGCATTCCCCTCTTGATCGAACGCCTGGAACGCCATATTGAACAGCGCCTGGGCGGCGGCGAGCCGAGCCTTGTCAGCCATTTGCGCGACAAGGAAGCGCTCGGCGCGGCGATTGCGCATATTCACTCGGCGCTGGCCCGGATCGACCAGCCCGAGCTTTGCGCCGAAGATTTGCGCCGTGCCGCCGATACGCTGGCCGGATTGATCGGGCTGATGGACAATGAAGCCGTGCTCGACCGGCTGTTTGCCGGCTTTTGCATCGGCAAGTGA
- the rho gene encoding transcription termination factor Rho, translated as MEFMKLRDLKAKSPAELQSFAEELEVENANTLRKQELMFAILKQLATRDVEITGEGVVEVLPDGFGFLRSPDANYLPGPDDIYVSPSQIRRFGLRTGDTVEGQIRSPKEGERYFALLKVNTINFEDPEKVRHKINFDNLTPLYPDERLQMELADPTTKDRSARVIDLVAPLGKGQRALIVAPPRTGKTVLLQNIAQSIATNHPECYLIVLLIDERPEEVTDMQRSVKGEVISSTFDEPASRHVQVAEMVIEKAKRLVEHKRDVVILLDSITRLGRAYNTVVPSSGKVLTGGVDANALQRPKRFFGAARNIEDGGSLTIISTALIDTGSRMDEVIFEEFKGTGNSEIVLDRKVSDKRVFPAIDVTKSGTRKEELLVEPDILRKMYVLRRILNPMGTVDAMEFLLDKLRQTKTNSEFFESMNT; from the coding sequence CAGTCCTTTGCCGAAGAGCTCGAAGTCGAAAACGCCAATACCCTGCGCAAGCAGGAGTTGATGTTCGCCATACTCAAGCAATTGGCGACCCGTGATGTCGAAATCACCGGCGAAGGCGTTGTCGAAGTTCTGCCCGACGGCTTCGGTTTTCTGCGCTCCCCTGACGCAAACTACCTTCCCGGGCCCGACGACATCTATGTAAGTCCCTCCCAGATCCGCCGCTTCGGTTTGCGCACCGGCGACACGGTCGAGGGCCAGATCCGGTCCCCCAAGGAAGGCGAGCGCTATTTCGCGCTTCTCAAGGTCAACACCATCAATTTCGAGGACCCCGAAAAGGTCCGCCACAAGATCAATTTCGACAATCTCACCCCGCTCTATCCTGATGAGCGGCTGCAGATGGAATTGGCCGATCCTACCACCAAGGATCGCTCGGCGCGGGTCATCGACCTCGTCGCCCCGCTCGGCAAGGGCCAGCGCGCCCTGATCGTTGCGCCGCCGCGTACCGGTAAGACGGTATTGTTGCAAAATATTGCACAATCGATCGCCACCAATCACCCCGAATGCTATCTGATCGTGCTTCTGATCGATGAGCGGCCGGAAGAAGTCACCGACATGCAGCGCTCGGTCAAGGGCGAAGTCATCTCCTCGACCTTTGACGAGCCGGCCTCGCGCCACGTGCAAGTTGCTGAAATGGTTATCGAAAAGGCCAAGCGCCTTGTCGAGCATAAGCGCGATGTCGTGATCTTGCTCGATTCGATCACCCGCCTGGGCCGCGCCTACAACACCGTTGTGCCCTCTTCGGGCAAGGTTCTGACCGGTGGTGTCGACGCCAACGCCCTGCAGCGCCCCAAGCGCTTCTTCGGCGCGGCGCGCAACATCGAGGATGGCGGTTCGCTCACCATCATCTCGACGGCGCTGATCGATACCGGAAGCCGCATGGACGAAGTGATCTTTGAAGAGTTCAAGGGCACCGGCAACTCGGAAATCGTCCTCGACCGCAAGGTTTCCGACAAGCGCGTTTTCCCGGCGATCGATGTCACCAAGTCCGGCACCCGCAAGGAAGAATTGCTGGTCGAGCCCGATATCCTGCGCAAGATGTACGTCCTGCGCCGCATCCTCAACCCGATGGGTACTGTCGATGCCATGGAATTCCTGCTCGACAAGCTGCGCCAGACCAAGACCAACAGCGAATTCTTCGAATCGATGAACACCTGA